The following proteins are co-located in the Theropithecus gelada isolate Dixy chromosome 19, Tgel_1.0, whole genome shotgun sequence genome:
- the MED25 gene encoding mediator of RNA polymerase II transcription subunit 25, translating into MAAFPASLNRPARVRAQRRRISAHSAVSAAAAVAVAATARGMVPGSEGPARAGGLVADVVFVIEGTANLGPYFEGLRKHYLLPAIEYFNGGPPAETDFGGDYGGTQYSLVVFNTVDCAPESYVQCHAPTSSAYEFVTWLDGIKFMGGGGESCSLIAEGLSTALQLFDDFKKMREQIGQTHRVCLLICNSPPYLLPAVESTTYSGCTTENLVQQIGERGIHFSIVSPRKLPALRLLFEKAAPPALLEPLQPPTDVSQDPRHMVLVRGLVLPVGGGSAPGPLQPKQPVPLPPAAPSGATLSAAPQQPLPPVPPQYQVPGNLSAAQVAAQNAVEAAKNQKAGLGPRFSPITPLQQAAPGVGPPFSQAPAPQLPPGPPGAPKPPPASQPSLVSTVAPGSGLAPTAQPGAPSMAGTVAPGGVSGPSPAQLGAPALGGQQSVSNKLLAWSGVLEWQEKPKPASVDANTKLTRSLPCQVYVNHGENLKTEQWPQKLIMQLIPQQLLTTLGPLFRNSRMVQFHFTNKDLESLKGLYRIMGNGFAGCVHFPHTAPCEVRVLMLLYSSKKKIFMGLIPYDQSGFVNGIRQVITNHKQVQQQKLEQQQRGMGGQQAPPGLGPILEDQARPSQNLLQLRPPQSQPQGTVGASGATGQPQPQGTAQPPPGAPQGPPGTASGPPPPGPILRPQNPGANPQLRSLLLNPPPPQTGVPPPQASLHHLQPPGAPALLPPPHQGLGQPQLGPPLLHPPPAQSWPAQLPPRAPLPGQMLLSGGPRGPVPQPGLQPSVMEDDILMDLI; encoded by the exons ATGGCCGCATTCCCAGCGTCCCTCAACCGCCCGGCGCGGGTGCGCGCGCAGCGCAGGCGCATTTCCGCTCATTCCGCGGTGTCGGCTGCGGCGGCTGTGGCGGTGGCGGCTACCGCACGGGGTATGGTCCCCGGGTCCGAGGGCCCGGCCCGCGCCGGGGGCCTGGTGGCCGACGTGGTGTTTGTGATTGAGGGTACGGCCAACCTGGGACCCTACTTCGAGGGACTCCGCAAGCACTACCTGCTGCCGGCCATCGA GTATTTTAATGGTGGTCCTCCTGCTGAGACGGACTTCGGGGGAGAC TATGGAGGGACCCAGTACAGCCTCGTGGTGTTCAACACAGTGGACTGCGCTCCTGAGTCCTATGTACAATGTCACGCTCCCACCAGCAGCGCCTATGAGTTTGTCACCTGGCTCGATGGCATTAA GTTCATGGGCGGGGGTGGCGAGAGCTGCAGCCTCATCGCGGAAGGACTCAGCACAGCCTTGCAGCTGTTTGATGACTTCAAGAAGATGCGTGAGCAGAT TGGCCAGACGCACCGGGTCTGCCTCCTCATCTGCAACTCGCCCCCATACCTGTTGCCTGCTGTTGAGAGCACCACGTACTCTGGATGCACAACTGAGAATCTCGTGCAGCAGATTGGGGAG CGGGGGATCCACTTCTCCATCGTGTCTCCCCGGAAGCTGCCTGCACTTCGGCTTCTGTTTGAGAAGGCAGCCCCACCGGCCTTGCTAGAGCCACTGCAGCCTCCGACAGATGTGAGCCAGGACCCAAGGCACATGGTGCTGGTTCGGGGGCTCGTGCTGCCCG TTGGGGGTGGCTCTGCCCCAGGCCCCCTCCAGCCAAAGCAGCCAGTCCCCCTGCCTCCTGCCGCACCCTCCGGTGCCACTCTCTCAGCAGCTCcccagcagcctctgccccctgTCCCCCCGCAGTACCAG GTTCCTGGGAACCTGAGTGCAGCTCAGGTGGCCGCCCAGAATGCAGTGGAGGCCGCCAAGAACCAGAAGGCTGGGCTGGGCCCTCGCT TCTCGCCCATCACCCCTCTCCAGCAAGCTGCTCCTGGAGTTGGTCCCCCCTTCAGCCAGGCCCCAGCTCCCCAACTACCCCCAGGACCCCCTGGTGCCCCCAAACCACCACCTGCTTCCCAGCCCAGTCTGGTCTCCACCGTGGCCCCTGGCTCTGGTCTGGCTCCCACAGCGCAGCCCGGGGCACCGTCCATG GCAGGCACTGTGGCCCCAGGAGGGGTGAGTGGCCCTTCCCCAGCCCAGCTAGGAGCCCCAGCCCTCGGTGGGCAGCAGTCAGTCTCCAATAAGCTTCTGGCATGGAGCGGGGTCCTCGAGTGGCAGGAG AAACCCAAACCTGCCTCAGTGGATGCCAATACCAAGCTGACACGGTCACTGCCCTGCCAGGTCTATGTGAATCATGGCGAGAACCT GAAGACCGAGCAGTGGCCCCAGAAGCTGATCATGCAGCTCATCCCCCAGCAGCTGCTG ACCACCCTGGGCCCTTTGTTCCGGAACTCAAGGATGGTCCAGTTCCATTTCACCAACAAGGACCTGGAGTCTCTCAAAGGCCTCTACCGCATCATGGGCAATGGCTTC GCGGGCTGCGTGCACTTCCCCCACACGGCGCCCTGTGAGGTGCGTGTGCTCATGCTCCTGTACTCGTCCAAGAAGAAGATTTTCATGGGCCTCATCCCTTATGACCAGAGCGGCTTCGTCAACGGCATCCGGCAGGTCATCACCAACCACAAGCAGGTCCAGCAGCAGAAGCTGGAGCAGCAGCAGCGAGGA ATGGGGGGACAGCAGGCACCCCCAGGGCTGGGGCCCATTCTGGAGGACCAAGCGAGGCCCTCACAGAATTTG CTCCAGCTCCGCCCACCGCAGTCCCAGCCTCAGGGTACTGTAGGGGCCTCTGGGGCCACGGGGCAGCCCCAGCCCCAAGGTACTGCCCAGCCCCCCCCAGGTGCCCCCCAAGGCCCTCCTGGAACAGCTTCTGGCCCACCCCCTCCTGGACCCATCCTTCGGCCTCAGAACCCTGGGGCCAACCCCCAGCTGCGAAGCCTCCTCCTCAACCCGCCACCG CCGCAGACTGGggtgcccccaccccaggcctcccTCCACCACCTCCAGCCACCAGGGGCTCCTGCGCTGCTGCCCCCGCCACACCAGGGCCTGGGGCAGCCCCAGTTGGGGCCCCCACTCCTGCATCCACCACCTGCCCAGTCCTGGCCCGCACAACTTCCCCCGCGGGCTCCACTGCCAG GTCAGATGCTGCTGAGCGGGGGTCCCCGAGGCCCGGTCCCCCAGCCGGGCCTGCAGCCCAGCGTCATGGAGGACGACATCCTCATGGATCTCATCTGA